TCGTCAAGGACGCCGCGGGGAAAACGATCAACGAACCGGGTCGATTCAAGGAATGCCGCGCGGTCGGCTGGGTCATCGAGGAGTACGGTCGCGCGCAGGTCTCGATCAATCTCACGAACTGGAAGGTCACTCCGGTGCAGGCGGTGTTCGACGCGTGCTGCGAGGAGGCGGGCCGGCTGGGCGCGCGCGTGACGGGCAGCGAGCTCGTCGGCCTGATCCCGAGGGAGGCGCTGCTCGCCGCCGGGGATCACTACCTCACGCGGCTCGGGAAACCCACCGGCGTTCCCGAGCGGGAGCGCGTGCATGCCGCCGTGTTGTCCCTCGGACTGGGCGAGCTCGCTCCGTTCGATCCGGCCGAGCGCGTTCTCGAATACAAGTACCGCGGCGGACCCGCGGGGCTCCGGGCGATGCCCCTCACCGCGTTCGCCGACGAGTTGTCCAGCGATTCTCCCGCCCCGGGCGGCGGCAGCGTCGCGGCGTTGTGCGGCGCGCTCTCGGCCGCCCTCTCGGCGATGGTCGCCGCGCTGACCTGGTCGAAGAGCGGCATGGAATCGGCGCGCGGTTCGATGGGGCCCCTCGGGATCGAAGGGCAGGCCCTCAAGGCGTGGTTTCTCGAAGCCGTCGACCGGGACACCGACGCCTTCAACGCCGTGCTCGCGGCGGTGCGCCTCCCCAAGAAGACCGAGCCGGAGCAGGCGGCACGCGCCGCGGCGATGGAGGCCGCGAACCAGGGAGCGGCGCGGGTCCCGCTGGAGGTACTCGAATCGGCGGTGCGCGCGCTCGAGCTCGCCCTCGCCGCCGCCCGCGACGGAAACCCCAACTCCGTTTCCGACGCCGGCGTGGCGGGTGCGTGCGCGCTCGCGGCCGCCGAGGGGGCCGCGCTCAACGTGCGCATCAACCTGCCGGGGCTGGGGGATCGCCGCACGGCGGACGGGATGGCCTCCCGCCAGAGCGCGGCGCTGGCGAAGGCCCGCGAGCTCGCGGACGAGGTGCGTCGGGTCGTGGACGAAAAGCTCGGTTAATTCGTCGCGGGCTCGCCGGTGGCGATGCGGTAGAACGCCCCCTTGCTCCGGCCCACGCGCTCGATCAGCCCGCGGTCGACCATGCGCCGCAGGTTGTCCTTGAGCGTGTTGCGGTTGGTTCCCGTCGAGGCCAGAAGCAATCCCGCGCGGGCGGTGCCGTGATCGCGCACGGTCTCGAGGATCTGGCGCTGGAGCGGCGGGAGATCGAGCGCGCGGCGCTCGAGGTCGAGCTTGGCGGCGATGCGGTCGACGTGGATCCTGAGCATCTGCAGGAACGAGAGAGTCCAAGGCTCGAGGTCGGCTTCGCCGGTCCACAGGCGCGTCGAGGACGCATCGAGCCCGTCGTAGTAGGCCTCGCGGGACTCCTCCATGGCCCGTTCGAGGCTGCCGAACGAGACGTAACCGTACCCCGCCCGTCGAAGGAGGTGGCTCGCGAGGGCCCGCGCCGTTCGCGTATTCCCCCCGGTGAACGGGGCGATGTTCACGAAAACGAGATAAAACGCCGCGATGACGAGCAGCGGGTGATGCTCGCCCGATCGCAGCTCGAGTTCGAGCCACGTGCAGGCCGAGTCGAGCTTGTCCTCGATCAGGCGCGGCGGTAGAGTCTGGAACACGCGACCGAGCGCGTGCCCCTCGGCATCGAACGCCTCGAGATGAATCGGTTCGTGTCGCCAGGGGCTGGGGTCCGCGTGGTCCGGGCTCGCTCCCTCCACGATGGCGTTGAGACGGGCGATCTCGGCCGGGGTCACGAGGGCACCGCCGCGCGGGAAGGTCGTGTCGAGGGCGTTCGCGTAGCCGAGGATCGCGTCCCCCTCGCGTAGCAGCGGGGATTCCCCCCGCAGAAGGGCGGCCGCTTCCGTGTCTGAGATCCGGATACCGATCAGCCGGCAGGACGACGCGACGGACTGGACCTTCGCGGCCTCCCGGAGCCGGGCGAGCCGATCGGGTGGAAGCGACGCCTCCATCGACCACGCCCCTCGAAAACGGTCGATGTGCGCGACCAGCTTCAAAATTTCGCGGGAGGTCGGGAGATTCAGCTCCATGGACTCCTCAAATCACACCCAATTCCACCGTATTTTTTGGGTGGTTTTGGGTGTTGACCTGCGCATCCTACTGCCGAACGCCTCCAAGTGTCGACCGGGTCGCCCCACATGACCGGCGCACGACCCGGCCCCCCGACCGCGCGGCGCGGCCGCCACGCTCGATTCGCCGTCGAAGCCTCGGCGATCGTGCACGCCGCCCAAGGGGACTACCCCTGCACGGTCGAGGATCTGAGCCAGAGCGGGGTCCGTTTGACGGGTCCGCTGCCGCCGACGCTCGACCGCATTCTCGATCTTACGCTGCGAGGGGGCCGATCCGAACCGGAACTGCGGGTGCGCGCCCGGCCCGCACGGCGAGTCGAGAGAGGTTCGGCGACGGGGGCGGCGTTCGAGTTCCTCGACGTCGCCCCGGACCAACTTCGGGGAATCGGCCGCCTCGTGGAGAGCGGCGTGATCCGAAGCGCAAGCCCTGTCACGGGCCTCGAAACGCTCCGGCCGGCGGCTTCGATCCGTGAGATACGGGGTGCCCTGGAAGCCATTCCCCTCCCGCAACGCATCGCCCTGGCGACCCGCGCGTCGAAGAAGGAACGGGACGCGCTCCGGCACGATACCCACGCTGCGGTCCTCGACGCCCTCGCGCGGAACCCGCAGCTCTCCGTCGCCGAGGCCCGCGCCCTGGCCGCCTCTCCCCACCTCGCCGCAGGAACGCTCGACGCGCTCGCGGGCGACGCCCGGTTCGCGCGCGACGAGGAGCTGCAGATGGCGATCGCCGGTCACCCGCGCGCGTCGATCCCCCTCGTCGAGCATCTCCTCGCGGAGTTCGACGCGGACCGGGCGAGGCGGTGGCTCCGACGCCCAGGCCTCGCGCCGCAGGTCCGCGAGCGGCTCTCCCGGCGCGTCGCACGCGGTCACTGAGTCAGGATCTCCTGGTCGAGGAGCGGTTCGGTCGGGACGAAGCGGGGCCCGTCCGCGTCGCACACGGCGAACCGGGCCCGCGGGCCCCGGTAGAGGGACCCCGCCGCGAAGCGGCCCCCGGCGTCCAGGGCGTAGAACTTCACGTCGAATCCCGGCAGTCCGCGGGCATCCAGCAGGCGCTTCTCCGCGATCCCCTCGCGCACCCTCCGCAGCGCCGCCATCACCGCGTCCTTCGGGTGGGACCCGAGCCGAAGCTGCTCGACGATCCAGAACGACCCCAGCGAGAAGAGGTTCGCCTCGCCCCTTCCCGTCGACCCCGCGGCGCCGACCCCATCCGCGCAGTAGTTCCCCGCTCCGAGGATCGGGGAGTCGCCGACGCGACCGGGGATCTTCCACGCCAACCCGCTCGTCGTCGTGACCGAGGCGAGCGCCCCCGCCGACGTCACCGCCGACGCGTGGATCGTCCCCCAGGCCTTCTCCGGATCGAGCCGTCCGGCGGCGATCATCTCCCGGCGCGCGGCGGCGGCGGCGCGCTCGCGCCGGTCGGGGTCGAGCCAGTGCCCGGGATCGATCCGTCGCTTCCACTCCAGCCACTTCCTGCGCGAGTTCTCGGTGTTCAGGTCGTCCTCGATGCGGAACCCCATCCCGCGCGCGAACTCCTGCGCGCCGCGTCCGACCAGGAGGTGATGATCGGTGTGGTCCGCGACCGCCCGGGCGACCCGGGCGGCGGTCCGGACTCCTTCGAGCGCCGCGACGGCGCCGGCGCGCCGCTTCGGACCGTGCATCACGCAGGCGTCGAGCTGCACGACGCCGTCGGCGTTGGGTAACCCGCCGAAACCGACCGAATCGTCGAGAGGATCGAGCTCCACGATCTCCACGCCGGCGACGAGCGCGTCGAGCGGGTCTTCCCCGCGGACGATCCTCTCCCAGGCCTCCTGCACGCAGGTCCGCGGTCCGCCGTTCGTGAACTCGTGGCCGTTCGCGGAGGCGACGACGGCGGGGCGTGCCGTCTTCGGCCGGACGACGGCGGGGGCCTGCCCCAGCGCGCCGCGCGGCAGCATGGCGGCCACGCCCGCCGTCGCGCCGGCTCGAAGGAACTCCCTCCGTCGGATCCTCTCCGCCATGACGTCCCTCCCGAGGGCGGCAAGCATACGGGAAGGCGCGCGCCGCAAACGACGCGCGAAGCGAATAAGCGGGGCCGGGTGCGGACCGTCAGCGACCGGCGGACACCGTGACGGATACGGCCCGGGTCGGTCCTCCATCGCGCATCTCGGCGACGAGGCGGGACTGCAGATCGCGCGTCAGCGCATCGGCCGCCGCCCTCGCCTTCGCCTCGCCGGGCTTCCCCGACTCCGTCGGCGCGCCGGGACGCGCGCTCCAGTCGATCCAGCTGCCGTCGTAGAGGCGCACGTCCCGGAAGCCGAGATAGTGCTTCAGCACGAACCATCCCAAGGCGGCCATGTGGCCGCTGTTGCAGTAGACGTAGACCGTCTTGTCCGGCGTGATGCCCAGGGCGCGATAGGCCTCGAGCAGCTCGCGCGCGCTTCGAAGGCACCCGGACGCAGAAACGCCCTCCTCGGGCCACAGGTTCCGCTTCCAGAAGAACGAAACCGCGCCGGGGATTCGCCCCGCCTCGTACTGTTCCGGCGGACGCACGTCCACGATCACCGCGTTGCCGCGCGACTTCGACGCGGCGAGCACCTCGTCGTAGGCGGCGATGGCGCCGGTCGCCCGGGCGACCCTGGGCCGGCTGGTCGGGGGACGAGGGAGGTCGTTGGAGATCGGCCGCCCCTCACGCTTCCAGCGGTCGATCCCGCCGTCGAGGATCGCGGCAGCCAAGCCGTGCATGCGCAACACCGAGGCGACGAGCGCCGCGTCGGGATCGCTGATCGCTCCGTAGACGACGATCTCGTCGTCCGGACGGAGCCCCAGGCGTCCGAACAGGGTGCGGAACACCTCGGGAGGGTGGATCTCCCCGGGTACGCCCTCCGCCGTCGAGCGCCAATTGTCTGGCCCCACCCAGAGGGCTCCCGGAAGATGGCCGGCCAGGTAGTCCTTCATCGACGCGCGCGCATCCAGGATCACCCGCTCCGGCCCCGGCCCGGCGAGGTCCGCGGGCTGGACGACGGAAGGCGGCAGGAACATCGAGGCGAACAGGACGGCGAGCATGACTCCCCCTTCCCTACTCCTCGTCGAACACGTGAACGACCATTCCCGAGCGGAGCTTCGGCTCGAACCACGTCGACTTGGGAGGCATCACGAGACCCGCGTCGGCGACGGCCATCACGTCGTCCATCCGCGTCGGGAACATCGAGAACGCCGCTGCGAACTCCCCCGAGCGCACGCGCCGCTCGAGCTCGTCCATGCCGCGGATCCCCCCCACGAACTCGATGCGCCGGTCGGTGCGCGGGTCCCCGATCCCGAGGATCGGACCCAGGATCTTCTCCGCGAGAACCGACACGTCGAGTCGACGGACGGGATCGTCCTGCGGCACGACGCCCGGCGTCGCCTTCAGCAGGCGCCACGACCCGCCGACGTACAGCCCGAACGTCGCCGCCGCTTCGGGTTTGCGGGCGGGCCAGGGATCGACGAGATCGAAGCCCGCCGCCCGGATCCTCTCGAGAAGCGCGGGAACGTCGAGACCGTTCAGGTCCCGGACCAGCCGGTTGTAGTCGAGGAT
The window above is part of the Candidatus Polarisedimenticolaceae bacterium genome. Proteins encoded here:
- a CDS encoding Fic family protein translates to MELNLPTSREILKLVAHIDRFRGAWSMEASLPPDRLARLREAAKVQSVASSCRLIGIRISDTEAAALLRGESPLLREGDAILGYANALDTTFPRGGALVTPAEIARLNAIVEGASPDHADPSPWRHEPIHLEAFDAEGHALGRVFQTLPPRLIEDKLDSACTWLELELRSGEHHPLLVIAAFYLVFVNIAPFTGGNTRTARALASHLLRRAGYGYVSFGSLERAMEESREAYYDGLDASSTRLWTGEADLEPWTLSFLQMLRIHVDRIAAKLDLERRALDLPPLQRQILETVRDHGTARAGLLLASTGTNRNTLKDNLRRMVDRGLIERVGRSKGAFYRIATGEPATN
- a CDS encoding isoaspartyl peptidase/L-asparaginase, giving the protein MAERIRRREFLRAGATAGVAAMLPRGALGQAPAVVRPKTARPAVVASANGHEFTNGGPRTCVQEAWERIVRGEDPLDALVAGVEIVELDPLDDSVGFGGLPNADGVVQLDACVMHGPKRRAGAVAALEGVRTAARVARAVADHTDHHLLVGRGAQEFARGMGFRIEDDLNTENSRRKWLEWKRRIDPGHWLDPDRRERAAAAARREMIAAGRLDPEKAWGTIHASAVTSAGALASVTTTSGLAWKIPGRVGDSPILGAGNYCADGVGAAGSTGRGEANLFSLGSFWIVEQLRLGSHPKDAVMAALRRVREGIAEKRLLDARGLPGFDVKFYALDAGGRFAAGSLYRGPRARFAVCDADGPRFVPTEPLLDQEILTQ
- the ftcD gene encoding glutamate formimidoyltransferase — encoded protein: MKLIECVPNFSEGRDRAVIDAIAAEISGTPGAMLLDVDPGAATNRTVVTFVGPPEAVGEAAFRAIRKAAQLIDMSRHRGEHARMGATDVCPFIPVEGATMEDCVAIARDLGRRVGEDLGIPVYLYESAATRPERRSLAEIRKGEYEGLPAKLQDPSWKPDFGEAAFNARSGATVIGAREFLIAYNVNLNTRDRKVAHEIALAIREAGRPRRGPDGKLVKDAAGKTINEPGRFKECRAVGWVIEEYGRAQVSINLTNWKVTPVQAVFDACCEEAGRLGARVTGSELVGLIPREALLAAGDHYLTRLGKPTGVPERERVHAAVLSLGLGELAPFDPAERVLEYKYRGGPAGLRAMPLTAFADELSSDSPAPGGGSVAALCGALSAALSAMVAALTWSKSGMESARGSMGPLGIEGQALKAWFLEAVDRDTDAFNAVLAAVRLPKKTEPEQAARAAAMEAANQGAARVPLEVLESAVRALELALAAARDGNPNSVSDAGVAGACALAAAEGAALNVRINLPGLGDRRTADGMASRQSAALAKARELADEVRRVVDEKLG
- a CDS encoding PilZ domain-containing protein; protein product: MTGARPGPPTARRGRHARFAVEASAIVHAAQGDYPCTVEDLSQSGVRLTGPLPPTLDRILDLTLRGGRSEPELRVRARPARRVERGSATGAAFEFLDVAPDQLRGIGRLVESGVIRSASPVTGLETLRPAASIREIRGALEAIPLPQRIALATRASKKERDALRHDTHAAVLDALARNPQLSVAEARALAASPHLAAGTLDALAGDARFARDEELQMAIAGHPRASIPLVEHLLAEFDADRARRWLRRPGLAPQVRERLSRRVARGH
- a CDS encoding rhodanese-like domain-containing protein; translation: MLAVLFASMFLPPSVVQPADLAGPGPERVILDARASMKDYLAGHLPGALWVGPDNWRSTAEGVPGEIHPPEVFRTLFGRLGLRPDDEIVVYGAISDPDAALVASVLRMHGLAAAILDGGIDRWKREGRPISNDLPRPPTSRPRVARATGAIAAYDEVLAASKSRGNAVIVDVRPPEQYEAGRIPGAVSFFWKRNLWPEEGVSASGCLRSARELLEAYRALGITPDKTVYVYCNSGHMAALGWFVLKHYLGFRDVRLYDGSWIDWSARPGAPTESGKPGEAKARAAADALTRDLQSRLVAEMRDGGPTRAVSVTVSAGR